Proteins found in one Larimichthys crocea isolate SSNF chromosome I, L_crocea_2.0, whole genome shotgun sequence genomic segment:
- the arr3b gene encoding arrestin 3b, retinal (X-arrestin): MSKVFKKTSGHGHIALYLGKRDFVDHLDHVDVVDGVIKVDPSGLNGRKVFVYLACAFRYGSEELDVIGLSFRRDIWIQRIQVYPPTGASITKTPMQESLLKKVGEQGYPFSFQMPTNLPCSVALQPAPNDSGKACGVDFEVKGYIANVADSADEVIEKKDTCRLMIRKIQYAPTNNRAGPTAELAKQFMMTDKPVHLEAALEKEIYYHGDPITVKVKINNETSKTVKKIQVSVEQLTNVVLYSSDTYVKSVCSEEFGETINANSTFEKSYQLTPLLANNKEKRGLSVDGRLKDEDTHLASTTLGQGEKEMQGIIVSYKVKVNLMVSGGGLLGGLTGSDVTVELPLTLMSPKPAEVTLD, encoded by the exons ATGTCAAA ggTATTTAAGAAGACCAGCGGCCATGGACAT aTTGCGCTGTACTTGGGGAAGAGAGACTTTGTGGACCATTTGGACCATGTGGATGTAGTTG ATGGTGTTATTAAGGTGGACCCTTCTGGTCTTAATGGCAGAAAAG TATTTGTCTACCTCGCTTGTGCCTTCCGCTATGGAAGTGAAGAACTGGATGTTATTGGGCTGTCCTTCAGGAGAGACATCTGGATCCAGCGCATTCAGGTGTATCCACCTACAGGTGCAAGTATAACCAAAACACCTATGCAGGAATCACTCTTGAAGAAAGTTGGAGAGCAAGGATATCCCTTTTCCTTCCAG ATGCCAACAAATCTCCCATGCTCAGTCGCCTTACAGCCAGCCCCAAATGATTCTGGCAAG GCTTGTGGTGTGGACTTTGAAGTGAAAGGATACATTGCCAATGTTGCTGACAGCGCAGATGAAGTCATTGAAAAGAA GGACACGTGTCGCCTGATGATTCGCAAAATACAATATGCACCAACTAACAACAGGGCTGGACCCACGGCTGAGCTAGCCAAACAGTTTATGATGACTGACAAACCTGTTCACTTGGAGGCCGCCCTTGAAAAAGAG atttattacCACGGTGATCCAATCACTGTCAAGGTAAAAATCAACAATGAAACCTCCAAGACTGTGAAGAAAATCCAAGTCTCGG tcGAGCAGCTAACGAATGTGGTGCTCTACTCTTCTGACACTTATGTCAAGTCAGTCTGCTCTGAGGAATTTGG GGAAACCATAAACGCCAACTCTACATTTGAGAAGTCCTACCAATTAACTCCTCTGCTGGCCAACAACAAAGAGAAGCGGGGTCTTTCAGTAGATGGACGGCTAAAGGATGAGGACACCCACCTAGCATCCACTACCCT GGGTCAAGGAGAAAAGGAGATGCAGGGAATCATCGTGTCCTATAAAGTCAAGGTCAATCTAATGGTGTCTGGTGGAGG